AGGTCTTTGTCGAGTCCTGCTCTAGGTGGGTCTACTATTAGGCTGTCGATTTTTTCTTTTTTAATAAATTTTTCATCAATGTATTTGGCGTTTTTGGCTATGAATTTATAATCTTTGAGATTGTTATTTTCTGCATTTATATTTGCATCTTTGATGGCGTTTTTATTTATCTCAACTCCTACTAAATTATCCCCATTTATAGCTATTGATGAGGTGGCTGATCCACAATATAGGTCTAGGACTCTTTTGCCTTCTCCCAAAAACTTTTTCGCTTCGGCATAGAGCTTTTCTATTTGAAAGTCATTTACCTGATAAAAATCATTGCCGCTTATTTTGAAAGTTTTATCAAATATATTATATTGTAAATGGTCTTTTCCTGATATATTTATATTTTTCTTAGCTATGGTATTTATATAATAATCAGAGCCTGAGTATTTTTGATTTATATAATCTATAAGGTCACTATTATCTTCTATATGTAGATTTAACATTATTATTTCATTGTTTGTTCTTATTGTTATTTCTTTTATTGATCCAGGATGTTTTTCTGCTATATCTTTTGTGATTTTTTCTATAGCTGATAGGTTTTCTCCAATTATTTCCCTAGCCAAGAGACAATCCTCTATATAGACTAGGTCGTTTGAATAGGATTTGTTATAGGCAAGCCTGCCATCCCTATCTACTTGCAGTCTTATTTTATTTCTATATCTAAGCTCTTTACTTGGGATGATTTCAATGTCACCTATCTTGTAGGAAGTTTGTTTCTCTAATGCATTTTTTATTAGTTTTTTCTTTAGTTCTAGTTGGCTTTGATAATTTATATCCATAATAGTACAAGCCCCACATTCATAATAATATGGACATGGAGCTTGTATTTGTACCGGGCTTTCTTTAATTGTTTTTATCTTTTTTGCCTTATAAAAGTTTTTCATTTCTTCTATGATTTCTATCTCACAGATTTCACCATAGACTGCATCTTGGATAAAAGCAATCTTTTCAGGCGTTTTGCCAACACCCCTGCCGTCTTGTAGGATATCTATTATTTCGATATCTGTATATTTCATTAGATTACTCTTGTTTCTCCGTTATAGATTACTCCACCGATTGGATCTACTGTTACGGTTTGACCATCTTCTACTAGGTTTACGATGTTTGAAGCTCCCACTACTGCAGGTATACCAAAGTGAACAGCAGCTACTGCTGTATGGCTTGTTAGACCGCCAGTCTCTGTAACAATTGCTGAAGATTTTTCGATAAATTCTGTTATGTCTGAATCAGTAAATTTACCTACTATTATGTCACCATCCTCAAACTTGGATTCTAGTTCTTTTTTGGTAGAACCAATTACAACCTTACCAGATACTGATTTAGATCCTATACCTGTACCAGATGTGATTATATCTCCTATAACGTGTACTTTGATTAGGTTTGATGAACCGCTTACTCCTAATGGTACACCAGCTGTTACAACTGTTAGGTCACCTTCTTCTAGATATCCTTCGCTTAGACCAGAAACTATAGCTCTTTCTATTAGTTCGTCTGTTTCATGCGCTTGTTGGATTACTAGAGGATAAACACCCCATACTACTGATAGCTGACGAGCGACAACATCTGTAGTTGTAGCTGCTACAATTGTAGTTCTTGGTCTAAATTTAGATATTACCCTAGAGGTATTACCTGAGGATGTGCATGAGATTATAGCCTTGGCATCTAATTCTCTTGCAATTTGACAGGTTGATCTAGCTATAGAGTTGG
This window of the Anaerococcus mediterraneensis genome carries:
- the rlmD gene encoding 23S rRNA (uracil(1939)-C(5))-methyltransferase RlmD, which encodes MKYTDIEIIDILQDGRGVGKTPEKIAFIQDAVYGEICEIEIIEEMKNFYKAKKIKTIKESPVQIQAPCPYYYECGACTIMDINYQSQLELKKKLIKNALEKQTSYKIGDIEIIPSKELRYRNKIRLQVDRDGRLAYNKSYSNDLVYIEDCLLAREIIGENLSAIEKITKDIAEKHPGSIKEITIRTNNEIIMLNLHIEDNSDLIDYINQKYSGSDYYINTIAKKNINISGKDHLQYNIFDKTFKISGNDFYQVNDFQIEKLYAEAKKFLGEGKRVLDLYCGSATSSIAINGDNLVGVEINKNAIKDANINAENNNLKDYKFIAKNAKYIDEKFIKKEKIDSLIVDPPRAGLDKDLIKAIGKSGLKEIIYISCNPQTLARDINRFEKQGYKLEKVKAVDMFPQTMHVETIALIQKM